Within Schumannella luteola, the genomic segment CCTGCCGGGCCACTACTCCGACCTCCGCCGTGAGCTCGACGCGCTCGACCGGCCGATCACCGACGTCCGCGGCATCGTGCTCACGCACGGCGACAGCGACCACATCGGCTTCGCCGAGCGTCTGCGCAGTGAGCTCGGCATCCCCGTCTTCATCGGAGCGGGGGATGCCGACCGCGCCCGCGGTGCGAAGCCGCCGGCCACGCCGAAGGATGCGATGAAGCTCGGCCCGACCCTCGGCTTCGCCGCCTACGGCCTGCGCAAGGGCATGGTGCGCATCCCGCCGCTGAAGGAGGTCGTGCCGGTCGCCGACGGCGACGTGCTCGACCTGCCCGGCGCACCCGTCGTGATCGGGATGCCCGGGCACTCGCCGGGCAGCATCGCCGTGCTCGCGCCGGCGCAGCGCGCCGTGTTCGTCGGCGACGAGCTCACGACACGGCACGTGCTGACAGGAGTCGAGGGGCCGCAGCCGGCGCCGTTCACCGACGACCAGCACGACTCCTCGGTGTCGCTCGACAAGCTGCGCGGACTCGACGTCGACTGGGTGATCCCGGGTCACGGCGCTCCCTGGCGCGGCGGTCCGGACGCGCTGATCGACGCCTACCGGGCCGCGGAGGCGGCGCGCGTCTGAGTCGCGCGCTCGCGGGTATTGCGTAATCATGACGGACGCACTTATCGTGCAACACGGATGAACCGGCGCAGGGTGCGGGCCGCGCATCCGTGGAGGCTCCGTGAGCACGCACGACGACCGATCCACCGACAGCGCGGCTGCGAGCGCGACGGACAGCGCGGCCAACGACAACACCCGTCCGCTCGAGGCCGGCATCGTCACCGACCTGAGCGACCGGATGAGCTACGGCGGCTACCTGCAGCTCGACACGCTGCTCGCCGCGCAGCTGCCGGTGAGCGTGCCCGAGCACCACGACGAGCTGCTGTTCATCGTGCAGCACCAGACGACCGAGCTGTGGCTGAAGCTCGTCATCCACGAACTGGATGACGCCCGGCGCCTCCTCGCGGCCGACGACCTGCGCGGCGCGCTCAAGCGCATCGCCCGCATCAAGCACATCCAGGAGGTGCTGACGCAGCAGTGGAGCGTGCTCGCGACGCTCACGCCGACCGAGTACGCCGAGTTCCGCGGTTCGCTCGGCAGCTCGTCCGGCTTCCAGTCGGCGCAGTACCGCGCGGTCGAGTTCGGCCTGGGCAACAAGAACGCGAAGATGCTGCGGGTGTTCGATGCCGAGCCCGCGAACCGCGAGCTGCTCGAGCGGGAGCTGAAACGGCCGAGCCTCTACGATGAGTTCCTGCGTCTCCTCGCGCGACGCGGGTACGCCGTCCCCGCCGACATCGTCGACCGCGATGTCACGGTCGCGCACGTGCTCGACGAGCGGATCGTGGATCTCTTCGAGACCGTCTACCGCGACGCCGAGACGCACTGGGACGTCTACGAGAGCTGCGAAGAGCTCGTCGACCTCGAGGACAACTTCCAGTTCTGGCGCTTCCGGCACCTGCGCACCGTCGGCCGTACGATCGGCGGCAAGATCGGCACCGGCGGATCGAGCGGTGCGGACTTCCTGGCGCGGGCGCTGAACCTCACGTTCTTCCCTGAGATGTACGCGGTGCGGACGCGCCTTGGCTGAGCGCTCGCGCGCGCTCTCGGGCCCGGCCGGCGCGGATGCGCGCTCCGCGCGACTCGTGCGCGCCGACCTCGCCCGCGTCGACGGCCGCTGGCAGCGCGACGTGCTCTTCGCGGTCGGCGCCGACCGCATCCACCCGGCTTCGGTCGTCGACCTCGCCCGCGCGGAGGCCGCCGGCATCGATCCGGCCGCGGCGCCGCGGCTGCGGGCGGCCGTGCTGCCGCCGATCACCGACGCGCACGTGCACGTCGGTCTGACCGAGCTCGCCGACCGGCCCTCCGGGTCGCTCGCGCGGGTGCTCGATCTGGGCTGGGATCCGGCGCAGATCGTCGCGCGGGCGGCGGCGGCCGACGCAGCCTCCGGCTTCACGCGCACGGAGGTCCGCTTCGCGGGCGCGTTCCTCACGGCGCCGGGCGGCTATCCGTCGACGCGCGGCTGGGCTCCGCCGGGGTCGGTGGTCGGCGTCGCCGCGCCGGTCGAGGCGGACGCCGTCGTCGCGACCCAGGTCGCACTCGGCGCCGACGTGATCAAGGTGACGCTCAACGCGGATGCCGGCCCGGTTCACGACGACGCGACGCTCGAGGCGATCGTCGCGGCTGCGCGGCGTCGGCGGCGCCCCGTGATCGCGCACGTCGAGGGCGTCGGCCAGGCCGAGCGCGCCGGACGCGCCGGGGTCAGCGCGCTCGCGCATGCGCCCTTCACCGAGCGCCTCGACGACGCCCTGCTGGCGTGGATGGCGGGGGCGGGCCTGCGCTGGATCGCGACCCTCGACATCCACGAGCGCGGCCGCGGCGCCGGCACGGATGCGCTCGACACCGCCCTCGACAACACCCGCCGCTTCGTCGCCGCGGGCGGCACGGTCGTCTACGGAACCGACGCGGGCAACGACCTCGGCCACGGCGAGCTCGAGCCGCGCGAACTGAAGCTGCTGGGCTCGGCCGGCCTCAGCGCCGTCGCCCTGCTCGACGCCCTCGACAGCCGGGGCCTGCTGCCGACCTGGGGAGCCACGGTCTCCCTGCTGCCGAGTGACGCCGCGACGCACGCCGCGCTCGGCGCGGATGCAGCCCTGTCCGTCGGCACCGCCCCGTCGGCCCGCACCACCCCGCCGGCTCGCGCCACCCTGCGCGCCGACGACGAGCACCGCCCCACCATTGACCCGCGCTCGCACGCCGCCCCGCGTGATGCCGGCACCGAACCCGGCCGACTCGCGACCCCCGACCTCGCCGAGCTCATCCCGACCCTGCTCGGCGCGCGCCCCGTGCACGCCGCCCACCTCGAGGAGCACCTCTCGTGACCGACGCGATCTCCGCATCCACCCCCGTTCCCGACTCCGCATCGGGCGACGGCTTCGACCCGGCGGCCGCGCTCGCCGCGGTGGCGACGGCGTTCGACGCCGCCGATCCGCTCGCCCGCTTCACGAGCCGCTTCGCGCCGAGCCCCGGAGTGGTCGCCTACCTCGACGGCAACTCGCTGGGGCGTCCGGTCGCCGATCTGGCCGCGCGCATGACGCGCTTCATCGAGCACGACTGGGGCACCCGGCTCATCCGCGGCTGGGATGAGGGGTGGATGCGGCGCCCCGTCGAGCTCGGCGACCGCCTGGGCCGGGTCGCGCTCGGCGCCGCCGCGGGGCAGACGTTCATCGGCGACTCGACCACGGTGCTCATCTACAAGCTGGTGCGCGCGGCGCTCGCCGGGCGTCCGGGACGCACCGAGCTCGTGCTCGGCGACGACGACTTCCCGACCGACCGCTACATCGTCGAGGGCATCGCCGCCGAGGCGGGCGCGACGGTGCGCTGGGTGCCGACCGACCCCGCCGGCGGGGTCACCCCCGAGCTCGTCGCCGAGGTGCTGAGCGAGCGCACCGCGGTCGTGCTGCTCAGCCACGTCGCCTACCGTTCGGGCTTCGCCGCCGACGTGCCGGCGATCACGCGGCTCGCGCACGAAGCGGGTGCGCTCGTCGTCTGGGATCTCTGCCACAGCGCTGGAGTGCTGCCGATCGAGCTCGACGGGTGGGGCGTCGATCTCGCCGTCGGCTGCACCTACAAGTACCTCAACGGCGGACCCGGCGCGCCGGCGTTCGGCTATGTGCGGGCCTCGCTGCAGGGCGAGCTGCGGCAGCCGATCCAGGGATGGATGGGGCACGCCGACGTGTTCGCGATGGGCCCCGGCTACGAGCCGGCGGCCGACGTGCGGCGCTTCCTCAGCGGCACCCCGGCGATCCTCGCGATGGAGGCGATGGATGCGACGCTCGACCTCATCGAGGAGGCCGGCGTCGCGGCGATCCACGCGAAGTCGCGGGCGCTGACCGACTTCGCCGAGCGGGCGCTCGGGGTGCACGTGCTGCCGCACGGGGCGCGCCTCGTGTCGCCGCCGGCCGGCGCGCGTCGCGGCAGTCACCTCACAGTCGCGCATCCGTCGTTCCGCGCCGTGACCGCGCGGCTGTGGGAGCGCGGTGTGATCCCCGACTTCCGGGCGCCCGACGGCATCCGCATCGGGCTGTCGCCGCTCAGCACGACCTTCGCCGAGGTCGAGGCGGGCGTGCGCGCGATCGGCGAGGAGCTGCGCGCGGCGGGTGTGGCGGGTGCCGGCGCGGACTCGCCCGGATCGACCGCGTGAGCCGGTCGTCTGGTGATGTGAGCCGATCGCCCCGCGGGGTGGCCGGCCGCGTTCCGGATGCGACCGATCCTGCTCCTGCTCCCGTGGCCGTACCCGGAGTGCCCGGCGTGCCAGGCCCAGCGGCGACGCCCGGTGCGCGCGAGGTCACCCCGGCGTTCGGAGTGGCCGGCACCGCACCGAGGGTGACGACTCGGGCGTTGGCGGCGGCGGCGCTCGTCGACGAGCTGGGGATGCGCACGGGCAGCGTGCCGTCGCTCGTGCTGACGATCGTCGGCCTCTACCTGCGGCGCTCGGGCGGGTGGATGTCGACGGCGGCGCTCGTGCGGCTCGCCGCTGACGCCGGGGCGGCGACCGCGCTGACCCGCTCGGCGTTCACCCGGCTGAAGCAGCGCGGGGTGCTGGTCGCGGCGAGCCGTGACGGTGTCGCCGGCTACGCCTTCGCGAAGGCCGCCGAGCGGATGTTCGAGCGCGGCGACCGGCGCATCTTCGCCCCGCGGCGCATGGTGCCCGGCGATGACTGGTGCCTGATCTCGTTCTCGCTGCCCGAGCAGCAGCGCGGCGTGCGCGCGCAGCTGCGGCGACGCCTGCAGGGAATCGGATGCGGCACGGTCGCCCCCGGTCTCTGGATCGCGCCGGCGTTCCTGGCCGATGAGGTCGAGGAGATCCTCGACGAGCTGGCGGTGCGCGCGTCGACGGTGCTCTTCTTCGCGGATGACCCGCGCCCGGCCGGATCGCTCGCCGACGCCGTGGCCACCTGGTGGGACCTGCCGGCGATCGCCGCACGTCACCAGGAGTTCCTGCGGGTGCTCGCAGGGCTGCCCGCCGAGTCGGATCCGACGGCAGAGACAGCGCTCGAGATGCCGCTCGCTGATGACGCGACTGCGACTGCGCCGGCGCCGGCGCCGGCGCCGGGGCCGGGGTCGGGGTCGGGGCCGGGGTCGAGGTTCGCGGACGCTGGGCCGGGGGTCACGGAGGCGGGGCCGGGGTTCGCGGAGGCGGCCGCCTTCCGCCGCTACGTCGTCGCCGTGGATGCGTGGCGCGACATCCCCTACGTCGATCCGGGCCTGCCGTTCGAGCTGCTGCCGGATGACTGGCCCGGCCGGCTCAGCATCCCGGCGTTCCTCGAGCTCTCGGAACGCGATGCGGATGCCGCGTCGCGTCACGCCGCGCGCGCGTCTGCGCGCTGAGGCGCTCGCTCGCGGTTCCGGGCTCGCGGGGCGCTCGACGTGAGGATCGGCGTCGTGGTCGGGGTCATCGCTGTCGGGGTCACCGTGGTCGGCGTCGCGACGCCCGTGACGTCGCGACGCCCGTGACACCGCGACGCCCGCGATGGCCCGTGACGGCGTTCGGACGTCCGGACCTGCTGCTCCCGAGCCCCGGGCCACCCCGCGCCCCGAACGTCAGAAGGGGGCGGGGTCGAGCGCGCGGTCGAGTGGGTCGTCGGGTGCGAGGTCGACGTGTCGGCCGAGTTCGATCTCGAGCAGCTCGAAGAACCGGTCGAGCGCGTCGGGGTCGGGGTCGATCGGGATGTCCAGGTCCGGTGGGTCGGTTGCGGCGTCGGGTGGCGTCGGCGGTTCCGGGGGTGCCGGGGGTGCCGGTGGACCCGGTGGTTCGGTCGGGTTCGCCGGGTCGGATGGCACTGGTGGGGTCGTCGTCGGCGAGTCGGGGGTGAATGCGACGGCGGGTGTCGGGGCGTTCTCGCTGTAGATCCGTCCGGTCTCGGAGGTCCATTCGAGCGCGCCGCCGGACAGCTGTCGCACCGTCCATCCGGTGAACTGCTTCATGGAGTGGTGCCGCTGGCAGAGGTGGGCGAGGTTGCTCAGCGCGGTGGGGCCGCCGAGGGCGTGGTCGAGGGTGTGATCCAGTTCGCAGCGGATGGCGGCCTGCCGGCATCCGGGGAAGCGGCAATGCTGGTCGCGGGCGCGCAGGTGCCGGCGCTGCGCCCAGCTCGGCCGGTAGGAGTCGACGGCGGTGACGGTTCCGGTGACGGGGTCGGTCAGCATCCGGGTGAGCGAGGGCGCGTTGCGGGCGAGCGTCCTCGCGGTGTCCGCGTCGGTCGGCGATCGTCCGACCAGATCCGCGGGCGATTCGCCGTGGCCGACCAGCGCGAGTGCGGGGACCACGACCTGCACCTGGGCGCGGATCTGATCGATCCCGCGCAGGTCGGGTTCGACGTCAGAAGGAGCCTCGTCCGTCGACTCGTCGGCGGTTCCGGCGTGCGCTCGCACATCGCCCTGGCAGACACCGAATGCCGAGTCAGGACGTGGACGGCTCTCGCCGGCCTGCGGGGAGCGAGCGTCTTTCACGGTCTGGCCCATGCGGGTGAGGCGGTCGAGGATCGCGTCGCCGATCACCATCGGGACGGTGGCGACGAGATCGCACATCCCGTCCCGCCCCGGGAACACGCGCACGCACCGCTCCCGCGCGGCCTCCTCGTGGCGTTCGGTGAGGCTGCGCTGGGCGAGTTGCTCCGCGTAGATCTCCAGACCGGCCCGGACCCGGTTCGGGGTGTCAGCGAGGCTCCGGTCGATCGCCTCGGCTTCGAACTCGGCCCGGAGCTCGACGGGTACCGCACGCCCGGCGGTGACGATGACGTTCATGTGCCCGCGGCTGATCAGCCCGGCTTCCCACGCGTCGACGGCGTCAGGGTAGAACTCGACCATCTCGCGGGCGTCGCCGATGCGACCCTGCACGACCCGGTCCGAGAGCCGCAGCACCCCGCCGAGCTCCGCGGCGACAGCCCGCAGTGCCATGTCGTGCGCCTTCACGCTCGCGGCCGCACCCGCCGACTCGCGTTCGGCGTAGAAGCCGGCGTCGGCGAGCATCCGCACCTCCGCGACCTGCGCCGCACACACTCGCGCCGACACGGTTCCGGCGCGCCCGACAAGGCCCTCGAGCGTGACCTCCCGAAGGTCGCCCGCACCCGCGAGACCACCACCGAGGTCATCGCCTCGGGGTGTCGTCGTGGGCTTCTCCATACCCACACCATGACAGCCGCCACCGACATCCACCGGTACCGGCCGCGGCATCAGAACCGCAGGTCAGAAACCCATTCCGCGCCGACTCCGACTGCATACGCCACCGACATTTCAGCCGCCGGTGATCGAGAGGCCGCACGAGCTCTCGAGCTGCTGGAGGCGCCGCTCAGGATTCATCTGCCATCACGCGTCGCGGCCCCAGCCGGCTGTCTCGGGGCTCGACCGAGCCGCATCCCGATCGCGCACCGCAGATCCGGGCGTCGCCGTCTGCGCCGGCGTCGGCGTCGATCTCCGGGGCGCCTGGGCCGGCGGCTCCTCGCAGCGAATCAGCGCGTCACGACAGGAAGGTCGCGGGATCAGCGCACCCGCGCGTAGCGCTTCGCGGCGTCGGCGATGAGGTGGTTGTAGTCGAGGGTGTCGTTGTAGCTGGCGATCGCGGCGATCCAGCCGGCATCCGTCGCGAGGTCCGCGCCGTCGAAGCACAGGTAGCGGCCGGCGGTGAGCGCGGCGTCGTCGAGGTTCTGCGGGTCGGCCACGCCGTCGCCGCTGCCGTCGGCGCCGAAGCGCGCCCACGTCGACGGCAGGAACTGCATCGGACCCACCGCCCGATCCCAGCGCGCATCCCCGTCGAGCGCGCCGCCGTCGCTGTCGCGAATCGCGTCGGTCGTGCGCCCGTCGAGCGCGATGCTGATGATCGCCGGAGCGACCGTGCCGTCGGCGCCGAGCACCGATCCGTCGTGACTGCCGTGCCCGCTCTCGACCGAGCCGATCGCGGCGAGCGTGCTCCAGCGCAGTCGGCAGCCGGGCTGCTCCTGCGCGAGCCGCAGTTCGGCGCCGGCGTACGACTGCAGGGCGCGCGAGGGGATGCCGGTGCCGGCGGCGACCCGGGCGATCCAGGCCGCGTCGGCGAGCGAGCTGATGCCGGTGGACGCCGGCGAGATCGTGCCGGGGGAGGTCCCGGAGTCCGACCCCGTCGACCCCGAGCCGACGCCGGAGTCCGCACCGGATCCGCCGCCGCTTCCGTCCGTCGAGCCGCTCGCCGCATCCCCCGCCGACCCCGACGCGACCGCGTCGGGCGCCGAGCTGACCCCGTGCGGACCGGCTGTGCGCCGGCCGCCCGGCATCGTCGCGAGCAGCGCCCCGGCGAACAGCGCCACGCAGCCGACGATCGCGACGCCGACGAGCGCGAGCGCGAGCCACTGCCGTCGCGTGCGCGGCGCGACCGGCGACGGCTCGGATGCGGGGTCGGTCACGGGCGGGGATCCAGGCGATCGAGGGAGACGACGAACGACCCGATGATAGGCGAGCCGGACGACGCCGGAGCGACGCCGGGTCCGCTCACTCCCGCCCGAAGCGCTCCTCGTTCGCGAACCAGACCGGCGTCATGACGATGCCGACGAGCAGCACCATCACGATCCACCCGGTCTTCTGGTCGCGGCTGATGCGGGGGTGCCGCACGATGTCGCGGATGGTCACCGTCTCGACGGCGACGATCAGCAGCAGCGCGACGCCGAGCAGCATCCAGAGCACCGGATCGGGAATCACGTACCGAGGCTATCCAGACCATCCGCGCGGGCGACGGTGCCGCTGCGGTGCACGCCCCGTCTCCATCTGCCGTTCGGCTCCGCTCCGCGCTGTTCAGCGATCGAACCGGGGCACCGGCAGCAGCACGGGCGGTCCGAGCAGCTGGCCGGTCGTGCTGAACGCGATGAGGCGATCGATGATCACGGCCAGCAGCAGGATCGTGCCGAGCACGACGAGCACCGTGCGCGGAAGCGCGCGGCTCGTGCTCGCGACCGGGTCGGGGATGCGCTTGCGCGGCGCGCCCGTCGACCCCGTCGCGGCTGGCGGCGGAGGGGTCGCATCCGCGTCACCGTCGAGCGCGGTCGCCGCGCGTCGCCGGTTCGCGTGCGCCATCCGCATACGCTGAGCGAGCGCGTCGACGGTGAGCAGCCCGCAGGCCGCGCCGATCCCGCTCGCGGCGGCCGAGGCGATCGGGAAGTCGAGCCGCATCAGCACGCCGACGCCGACGAACAGGCCGACCACGCCCGAGCCGAGAGCGGCGAGCAGCGCCGCCCCCACCGAGACGGCGTCCTTCCAGCCGCGCAGCAGCATCCAGATCACGAAGGCCACCCCGGCCGGGCAGAACAGAGCGAACCAGCCCCAGCCCTGTGCGGCGAGCTCGGGCACGTGCTCGGGGCGGTAGCCGATCAGGCCGCCGTAGGTGACGCGACCCGCGGCGATCTCGACGGCGGCGAGGTGCAGCGACCAGGCCGACCAGGCGAGCAGCACGGTCAGGAGTGCGCCGACGGCGAGATCGGCGGTGCTCGCAGGCCGGCGACCCCAGCTCGCCGGCGACCACACCACGGCCCGCGCATACCGGCGGGGAAGCATGGCGACGGAGTGCGGCGCGTCCTCCGCGACCGGGCCGTCGGGCGCGTCGACAGGGGGCACGACGGCGAGGCTAGTTCGATGTCGGCGGTCGCGCAGGCCCCCTCTTCGTGTGGGGTGCTCGGAATCGCGCGTCGTGTGAAGATGAGCGTCGCACGAGTTCAAGGGGGCAGGATGACGGCCGATCACGGCGCGGCCCGCCGACGCCCCCACTGGTTCCGGCGGCTTCCGGCGCCCGGGCTCCGCCGCGATCCTCGCCTCGGCCTGGTCGGCCTCGGTCTCGCGGCCGTCTGCTGCGCAGTGATACCGGTGGCCGCATCCGCGTCGCCCGCCTGGCTGCTCGGGGTGCTCGCCGTTCTGCTCTGCGCGCTCGACCCGATCGTCCGGCCCGCACGGGCGGCAGGGCGTCCGTCGTGGCGCCGGTTCGTCGCGGCCGTCGGCGCGGTGCTCGCGATCGCGGGCATCGCCGGCCAGATCGCCGTCGTCGCGGTGTCGGATGCGCGCGCGGTCTCCGCGCGCATCCAGGCCATCGACGACGCGGCGCGCGTGCGTGCCGAGGAGCGCGTCGTGCTGGTCGTGCGGGTGACCTCGTCGACCGGCATGATCGCCGCGATCCACTACGCCGATCCCGACGACGTGAACGGCGGATCGCGCGATGTCGGACCCGTCGCATCGCCCTGGACTCAGCGGCTGGACTACCGTCGCGGCGATCTCGAGATCTTCTTCGGCGGGGGAGCGCCCTCGGTCTCCATGCCGTCCATCTCCGCATCGCTCGGCGAGCAGGACGGCGATCTGACGTGCGCCGTCCAGGCCGTCGGTCAGACGACCGGTCTGCGCTGGGATGCCTCGGGCGAGGGCGCCGTCGTCGACTGCACTCCCGAGGAGAAGCAGCTGCCCGCCGCGGCGACCTCTCTCGATCCGCGCAACCCCGGCTGATCCTGACTACGCCTGACTACGCCTGGCTGCGCGGCGGCAGGCGCACGAGCTCCACGTCGCGCAGCTCGCCGGCATCCGCCGTCGCCGTCACGAAGGTGCAGTGCGGCTGGCGGCGACGGTCGGTCGGCGAGCCCGGGTTGAGCAGGCGCAGCCCGCGCGGCGTCGTCGTATCCCAGGGGATGTGACTGTGTCC encodes:
- a CDS encoding MBL fold metallo-hydrolase, which translates into the protein MQLAPGLHRIGNDIVAAHLLVAAEGITLVDAALPGHYSDLRRELDALDRPITDVRGIVLTHGDSDHIGFAERLRSELGIPVFIGAGDADRARGAKPPATPKDAMKLGPTLGFAAYGLRKGMVRIPPLKEVVPVADGDVLDLPGAPVVIGMPGHSPGSIAVLAPAQRAVFVGDELTTRHVLTGVEGPQPAPFTDDQHDSSVSLDKLRGLDVDWVIPGHGAPWRGGPDALIDAYRAAEAARV
- a CDS encoding tryptophan 2,3-dioxygenase; amino-acid sequence: MSYGGYLQLDTLLAAQLPVSVPEHHDELLFIVQHQTTELWLKLVIHELDDARRLLAADDLRGALKRIARIKHIQEVLTQQWSVLATLTPTEYAEFRGSLGSSSGFQSAQYRAVEFGLGNKNAKMLRVFDAEPANRELLERELKRPSLYDEFLRLLARRGYAVPADIVDRDVTVAHVLDERIVDLFETVYRDAETHWDVYESCEELVDLEDNFQFWRFRHLRTVGRTIGGKIGTGGSSGADFLARALNLTFFPEMYAVRTRLG
- a CDS encoding amidohydrolase; translation: MAERSRALSGPAGADARSARLVRADLARVDGRWQRDVLFAVGADRIHPASVVDLARAEAAGIDPAAAPRLRAAVLPPITDAHVHVGLTELADRPSGSLARVLDLGWDPAQIVARAAAADAASGFTRTEVRFAGAFLTAPGGYPSTRGWAPPGSVVGVAAPVEADAVVATQVALGADVIKVTLNADAGPVHDDATLEAIVAAARRRRRPVIAHVEGVGQAERAGRAGVSALAHAPFTERLDDALLAWMAGAGLRWIATLDIHERGRGAGTDALDTALDNTRRFVAAGGTVVYGTDAGNDLGHGELEPRELKLLGSAGLSAVALLDALDSRGLLPTWGATVSLLPSDAATHAALGADAALSVGTAPSARTTPPARATLRADDEHRPTIDPRSHAAPRDAGTEPGRLATPDLAELIPTLLGARPVHAAHLEEHLS
- a CDS encoding aminotransferase class V-fold PLP-dependent enzyme; this translates as MSASTPVPDSASGDGFDPAAALAAVATAFDAADPLARFTSRFAPSPGVVAYLDGNSLGRPVADLAARMTRFIEHDWGTRLIRGWDEGWMRRPVELGDRLGRVALGAAAGQTFIGDSTTVLIYKLVRAALAGRPGRTELVLGDDDFPTDRYIVEGIAAEAGATVRWVPTDPAGGVTPELVAEVLSERTAVVLLSHVAYRSGFAADVPAITRLAHEAGALVVWDLCHSAGVLPIELDGWGVDLAVGCTYKYLNGGPGAPAFGYVRASLQGELRQPIQGWMGHADVFAMGPGYEPAADVRRFLSGTPAILAMEAMDATLDLIEEAGVAAIHAKSRALTDFAERALGVHVLPHGARLVSPPAGARRGSHLTVAHPSFRAVTARLWERGVIPDFRAPDGIRIGLSPLSTTFAEVEAGVRAIGEELRAAGVAGAGADSPGSTA
- a CDS encoding PaaX family transcriptional regulator; protein product: MSRSPRGVAGRVPDATDPAPAPVAVPGVPGVPGPAATPGAREVTPAFGVAGTAPRVTTRALAAAALVDELGMRTGSVPSLVLTIVGLYLRRSGGWMSTAALVRLAADAGAATALTRSAFTRLKQRGVLVAASRDGVAGYAFAKAAERMFERGDRRIFAPRRMVPGDDWCLISFSLPEQQRGVRAQLRRRLQGIGCGTVAPGLWIAPAFLADEVEEILDELAVRASTVLFFADDPRPAGSLADAVATWWDLPAIAARHQEFLRVLAGLPAESDPTAETALEMPLADDATATAPAPAPAPGPGSGSGPGSRFADAGPGVTEAGPGFAEAAAFRRYVVAVDAWRDIPYVDPGLPFELLPDDWPGRLSIPAFLELSERDADAASRHAARASAR
- a CDS encoding HNH endonuclease signature motif containing protein: MEKPTTTPRGDDLGGGLAGAGDLREVTLEGLVGRAGTVSARVCAAQVAEVRMLADAGFYAERESAGAAASVKAHDMALRAVAAELGGVLRLSDRVVQGRIGDAREMVEFYPDAVDAWEAGLISRGHMNVIVTAGRAVPVELRAEFEAEAIDRSLADTPNRVRAGLEIYAEQLAQRSLTERHEEAARERCVRVFPGRDGMCDLVATVPMVIGDAILDRLTRMGQTVKDARSPQAGESRPRPDSAFGVCQGDVRAHAGTADESTDEAPSDVEPDLRGIDQIRAQVQVVVPALALVGHGESPADLVGRSPTDADTARTLARNAPSLTRMLTDPVTGTVTAVDSYRPSWAQRRHLRARDQHCRFPGCRQAAIRCELDHTLDHALGGPTALSNLAHLCQRHHSMKQFTGWTVRQLSGGALEWTSETGRIYSENAPTPAVAFTPDSPTTTPPVPSDPANPTEPPGPPAPPAPPEPPTPPDAATDPPDLDIPIDPDPDALDRFFELLEIELGRHVDLAPDDPLDRALDPAPF
- a CDS encoding lytic murein transglycosylase — its product is MTDPASEPSPVAPRTRRQWLALALVGVAIVGCVALFAGALLATMPGGRRTAGPHGVSSAPDAVASGSAGDAASGSTDGSGGGSGADSGVGSGSTGSDSGTSPGTISPASTGISSLADAAWIARVAAGTGIPSRALQSYAGAELRLAQEQPGCRLRWSTLAAIGSVESGHGSHDGSVLGADGTVAPAIISIALDGRTTDAIRDSDGGALDGDARWDRAVGPMQFLPSTWARFGADGSGDGVADPQNLDDAALTAGRYLCFDGADLATDAGWIAAIASYNDTLDYNHLIADAAKRYARVR